Proteins encoded in a region of the Zea mays cultivar B73 chromosome 2, Zm-B73-REFERENCE-NAM-5.0, whole genome shotgun sequence genome:
- the LOC103649381 gene encoding LOW QUALITY PROTEIN: uncharacterized protein (The sequence of the model RefSeq protein was modified relative to this genomic sequence to represent the inferred CDS: substituted 1 base at 1 genomic stop codon), giving the protein MAPGLLTAAVLAAVAASLAAHVTLNCPVQPVPSHRPPPTPPPNNLLQVNEPSRESLXSSSEDVYVDAAAGGALDTATRDGWLQRMMHPNNGSWERWRFVGGTGLLGVAPSADGTMLVCDADKGLLRVGDEGVTLLASEVESSPIRFADAAIEASDGTVYFSDASTRYVLDDSQGKVINFVTSVTEFNGDIFLGSLATNFVAKLSLARVAQEQGAVSS; this is encoded by the exons ATGGCGCCTGGCCTCCTCACCGCCGCCGTGCTAGCCGCGGTGGCGGCGTCGCTCGCGGCCCACGTCACGCTCAACTGCCCCGTGCAGCCGGTGCCGTCGCATCGCCCGCCGCCCACTCCGCCGCCCAACAACCTACTCCAGGTTAACGAACCGTCCCGCGAAAGCCTTTGATC AAGCTCGGAGGACGTGTACGTGGACGCGGCGGCGGGCGGGGCGCTGGACACGGCCACGAGGGACGGCTGGCTGCAGCGGATGATGCACCCCAACAACGGCTCCTGGGAGCGGTGGCGCTTCGTCGGCGGCACGGGCCTGCTCGGGGTCGCGCCGTCCGCCGACGGCACCATGCTCGTCTGCGACGCCGACAAG GGTCTTTTGAGGGTCGGTGACGAGGGAGTGACCCTTCTTGCTTCGGAGGTCGAGAGCTCCCCGATCAG GTTCGCGGACGCGGCGATCGAGGCCTCCGACGGCACGGTCTACTTCAGCGACGCCAGCACCAGGTACGTGctcgacgactcccaggggaaggTGATCAACTTCGTCACGTCGGTGACTGAGTTCAACGGGGACATCTTCCTCGGCAGCCTCGCGACCAACTTCGTCGCCAAACTATCTTTGGCGCGGGTGGCACAGGAGCAGGGTGCAGTATCTTCGTAG